A genomic segment from Daphnia pulex isolate KAP4 chromosome 5, ASM2113471v1 encodes:
- the LOC124194293 gene encoding cleft lip and palate transmembrane protein 1-like protein isoform X1, with protein sequence MKLPSLTVVASGIFIAYIAHSVWTIGSLYFPPTCTGKKNCVFPHLKSSNSLQMLLFVTPTERFSYSDTVLVDQFDIEPEVTLTKTVNIPLPFKTRRNGTLFFHAFLAKKTQKWNSDEWASALQDPTTSYAATAISVYQIPVQESFNLLRDNEPQHGKEKKEKPITHIYSKLIFNILDHRDSLPRNEIPPDIAQVLSYSPKGEYLPVVYIDLLGCRLEDLVPVNQSVKDFPVTLSYSPISFGKLRLWMQFSAAMFTLRQMGFTEKDIDELKGIFADTNIVLLCVTFVVAALHMLFDFLAFKNDIYFWRDRDNMVGLSSRTLLWRAFSQFVIFLYLVDENTSLLVVIPAAVGTLIEVWKVTKAFRITLEWNNGLPRLNFGQSLNQEEAETEQYDSLSMKYLSYVLYPLCLGGAIYSLFYTSHRSWYSWGLQSLVNGVYAFGFLFMLPQLFVNYKLKSVAHLPWRAFMYKAFNTFIDDIFAFIITMPTAHRVACFRDDAVFLVYLYQRWLYPVDKKRVNEFGATGEEEVVEENKKDK encoded by the exons atgaaattaccctCTCTCACCGTAGTTGCAAGTGGCATTTTCATTGCTTACATTGCCCATTCAGTGTGGACTATAGGAAGTTTGTATTTTCCTCCGACATGTACCGGAAAAAAGAACTGCGTTTTCCCTCACCTGAAATCCTCAAATTCTCTACAG ATGCTGTTGTTTGTCACCCCTACAGAaagattttcttattcagaCACTGTTTTAGTTGATCAATTTGATATTGAACCTGAGGTTACCCTGACAAAAACTGTCAACATTCCTCTGCCAtttaaaacaagaagaaatggaactcttttctttcatgccTTTCTGGCAAAGAAAACTCAGAAATGGAACTCCGATGAATGGGCTTCTGCTTTGCAAGATCCTACGACAAGTTATGCCGCAACAGCCATTTCAGTGTATCAAATACCTGTCCAAGAATCTTTCAATTTGTTAAGAGACAATGAACCT cagcatggaaaggaaaagaaagaaaagcccATCACGCACATCTactctaaattaatttttaatattttagaTCATAGAGATTCTTTGCCAAGAAATGAGATTCCTCCTGATATTGCTCAAGTTTTAAG TTATTCGCCCAAGGGGGAGTATTTGCCCGTGGTTTACATCGATTTGCTGGGTTGTCGGCTAGAAGATCTCGTCCCTGTAAACCAGTCCGTGAAAGATTTTCCTGTGACACTGAGTTATTCGCCAATTTCCTTCGGAAAATTACGCCTTTGGATGCAGTTTAGCGCTGCGATGTTCACCCTGCGCCAGATGGGATTCACCGAAAAAGATATCGACGAACTTAAGGGCATCTTCGCCGATACCAATATTGTTTTGCTCTGCGTCACCTTCGTAGTTGCTGCCCTTCAC ATGCTATTTGACTTTTTGGCCTTCAAAAATGACATCTACTTTTGGCGCGATCGAGATAACATGGTCGGACTCTCATCTCGCACTCTGCTTTGGAGAGCTTTCAGTCAGTTCGTCATCTTTCTTTACTTGGTGGACGAAAACACGAGTCTTTTGGTTGTGATACCGGCTGCCGTTGGTACTTTGATCGAG GTGTGGAAGGTTACCAAGGCTTTTAGGATAACATTAGAATGGAACAACGGATTGCCCCGACTCAATTTCGGCCAGTCGCTTAACCAAGAGGAAGCCGAAACTGAACAATACGATTCATTGAGCATGAAATACCTGTCTTACGTGCTCTATCCACTTTGTCTGGGTGGTGCAATCTATTCTCTCTTTTACACGTCACATCGAAG CTGGTACTCTTGGGGATTGCAAAGCTTGGTGAATGGCGTCTACGCTTTCGGATTTCTTTTCATGCTCCCTCAACTCTTTGTCAACTACAAACTTAAATCAGTCGCCCACTTACCATGGCGAGCCTTTATGTATAAG GCATTCAACACTTTCATCGACGATATTTTTGCCTTTATCATTACTATGCCGACTGCACACCGAGTGGCGTGTTTCCGGGATGACGCAGTTTTCCTCGTTTATCTTTACCAAAGATG GTTGTATCCAGTCGACAAGAAACGAGTGAACGAATTCGGAGCgacaggagaagaagaagttgttgaggaaaacaagaaagacaaaTAA
- the LOC124194293 gene encoding cleft lip and palate transmembrane protein 1-like protein isoform X2: MKLPSLTVVASGIFIAYIAHSVWTIGSLYFPPTCTGKKNCVFPHLKSSNSLQMLLFVTPTERFSYSDTVLVDQFDIEPEVTLTKTVNIPLPFKTRRNGTLFFHAFLAKKTQKWNSDEWASALQDPTTSYAATAISVYQIPVQESFNLLRDNEPHGKEKKEKPITHIYSKLIFNILDHRDSLPRNEIPPDIAQVLSYSPKGEYLPVVYIDLLGCRLEDLVPVNQSVKDFPVTLSYSPISFGKLRLWMQFSAAMFTLRQMGFTEKDIDELKGIFADTNIVLLCVTFVVAALHMLFDFLAFKNDIYFWRDRDNMVGLSSRTLLWRAFSQFVIFLYLVDENTSLLVVIPAAVGTLIEVWKVTKAFRITLEWNNGLPRLNFGQSLNQEEAETEQYDSLSMKYLSYVLYPLCLGGAIYSLFYTSHRSWYSWGLQSLVNGVYAFGFLFMLPQLFVNYKLKSVAHLPWRAFMYKAFNTFIDDIFAFIITMPTAHRVACFRDDAVFLVYLYQRWLYPVDKKRVNEFGATGEEEVVEENKKDK, encoded by the exons atgaaattaccctCTCTCACCGTAGTTGCAAGTGGCATTTTCATTGCTTACATTGCCCATTCAGTGTGGACTATAGGAAGTTTGTATTTTCCTCCGACATGTACCGGAAAAAAGAACTGCGTTTTCCCTCACCTGAAATCCTCAAATTCTCTACAG ATGCTGTTGTTTGTCACCCCTACAGAaagattttcttattcagaCACTGTTTTAGTTGATCAATTTGATATTGAACCTGAGGTTACCCTGACAAAAACTGTCAACATTCCTCTGCCAtttaaaacaagaagaaatggaactcttttctttcatgccTTTCTGGCAAAGAAAACTCAGAAATGGAACTCCGATGAATGGGCTTCTGCTTTGCAAGATCCTACGACAAGTTATGCCGCAACAGCCATTTCAGTGTATCAAATACCTGTCCAAGAATCTTTCAATTTGTTAAGAGACAATGAACCT catggaaaggaaaagaaagaaaagcccATCACGCACATCTactctaaattaatttttaatattttagaTCATAGAGATTCTTTGCCAAGAAATGAGATTCCTCCTGATATTGCTCAAGTTTTAAG TTATTCGCCCAAGGGGGAGTATTTGCCCGTGGTTTACATCGATTTGCTGGGTTGTCGGCTAGAAGATCTCGTCCCTGTAAACCAGTCCGTGAAAGATTTTCCTGTGACACTGAGTTATTCGCCAATTTCCTTCGGAAAATTACGCCTTTGGATGCAGTTTAGCGCTGCGATGTTCACCCTGCGCCAGATGGGATTCACCGAAAAAGATATCGACGAACTTAAGGGCATCTTCGCCGATACCAATATTGTTTTGCTCTGCGTCACCTTCGTAGTTGCTGCCCTTCAC ATGCTATTTGACTTTTTGGCCTTCAAAAATGACATCTACTTTTGGCGCGATCGAGATAACATGGTCGGACTCTCATCTCGCACTCTGCTTTGGAGAGCTTTCAGTCAGTTCGTCATCTTTCTTTACTTGGTGGACGAAAACACGAGTCTTTTGGTTGTGATACCGGCTGCCGTTGGTACTTTGATCGAG GTGTGGAAGGTTACCAAGGCTTTTAGGATAACATTAGAATGGAACAACGGATTGCCCCGACTCAATTTCGGCCAGTCGCTTAACCAAGAGGAAGCCGAAACTGAACAATACGATTCATTGAGCATGAAATACCTGTCTTACGTGCTCTATCCACTTTGTCTGGGTGGTGCAATCTATTCTCTCTTTTACACGTCACATCGAAG CTGGTACTCTTGGGGATTGCAAAGCTTGGTGAATGGCGTCTACGCTTTCGGATTTCTTTTCATGCTCCCTCAACTCTTTGTCAACTACAAACTTAAATCAGTCGCCCACTTACCATGGCGAGCCTTTATGTATAAG GCATTCAACACTTTCATCGACGATATTTTTGCCTTTATCATTACTATGCCGACTGCACACCGAGTGGCGTGTTTCCGGGATGACGCAGTTTTCCTCGTTTATCTTTACCAAAGATG GTTGTATCCAGTCGACAAGAAACGAGTGAACGAATTCGGAGCgacaggagaagaagaagttgttgaggaaaacaagaaagacaaaTAA
- the LOC124194291 gene encoding uncharacterized protein LOC124194291 isoform X1, protein MSRPTHTGTHSIWPSPRFVGNLRTIQGKMMNGTMTKENSFVKNRAKLFSCKSEEEPQNEVSINSSNNKKTPSYVSLSCAVSGYSGLNRYDSRIRSRDNSRDGNRLPLCLTKSRDSSPTRTSRHDLKTRKSSGGFLLTDITATAATPIEYQQQQQQNQQWNGRSKSVDRGYLRQNFLNGYLQYKPPTSPSSATTTTATNNEERGRVRIRSSTVPHHGTQQDSKSVIQQRIERLYGPAALAGGFFLVKSPLKTSKEPLKSIPLHNNNNTQETTDGCATPPVFRHLNAEFRQQLKLKDKRSPESTKPTVATAELTIETTAATTITNNCTPITRESVESTNGEAIPVDDGHKFLKILDDEKTRIQIVIAKNELYLLESRVESSEELTGKVRAAVGKAKLLLAQKFEQFAGLCRKNLTQSPDEPFPTTGQDLAGFWDMVTIQVDHIDLLFAEIKQLRDNNWVEVIPEQQAATPATKPLKTKSKNSNNSSTPARSAKAQEAAKAREEARRKMMEERRKLAKAKKNDDDWVIEEKTETIDLTYSQQINEEMVV, encoded by the exons ATGTCACGCCCCACGCACACAGGCACACACTCAATTTGGCCATCCCCCAG ATTTGTTGGAAATCTCAGAACAATCCAAGGGAAAATGATGAATGGGACAATGACCAAGGAAAACAGCTTTGTCAAAAATAGAGCCAAGCTGTTTTCGTGCAAGAGTGAAGAAGAACCTCAGAATGAAGTGAGCATCAACAgtagcaacaacaagaaaacaccATCGTACGTCAGTCTATCGTGTGCCGTTTCTGGTTACAGCGGTCTGAATCGCTACGATTCGCGAATCCGTTCAAGAGACAACAGTCGGGACGGTAACAGATTGCCATTGTGCTTGACCAAAAGCCGAGATTCTAGCCCCACCCGAACGAGTAGACACGATTTAAAGACCAGAAAATCTTCAGGAGGTTTCCTATTAACAGACATCACGGCCACTGCTGCAACTCCAATCGAgtatcagcagcaacaacagcagaatCAGCAGTGGAATGGCAGGTCCAAAAGTGTTGACCGAGGATACCTACGACAGAATTTCCTCAACGGATACCTCCAATACAAGCCACCGACGAGTCCATCGTCGGCCACCACAACAACCGCAACAAACAACGAGGAAAGAGGACGAGTGCGCATTAGAAGCTCGACGGTGCCTCATCATGGAACACAACAAGACTCGAAATCTGTGATACAGCAGAGAATCGAGCGGCTTTACGGACCAGCTGCTCTGGCCGGTGGCTTCTTTCTTGTCAAGTCGCCTCTGAAAACGTCAAAGGAACCATTAAAAAG TATTCCACTtcataacaataacaacactCAGGAGACTACCGATGGCTGTGCAACGCCACCCGTTTTTCGTCACCTCAACGCCGAATTCCGCCAACAGCTCAAGCTCAAGGACAAACGGTCGCCTGAATCGACGAAACCTACGGTCGCAACAGCCGAGTTGACGATtgaaacaacagcagcaactaCAATAACTAATAACTGCACGCCGATTACTCGGGAATCGGTAGAATCGACGAACGGAGAAGCCATTCCGGTTGATGATGGACACAAGTTTCTCAAG aTTCTAGATGACGAAAAAACTCGCATTCAAATTGTGATAGCCAAAAACGAATTGTATCTTCTTGAATCACGTGTCGAATCTTCTGAGGAGTTGACTGGAAAAGTCAGAGCGGCTGTTGGCAAAGCGAAATTGCTTTTGGCTCAGAAATTCGAGCAGTTTGCTGGACTCTGTCGCAAAAATTTG aCTCAAAGTCCAGACGAGCCATTCCCGACGACAGGCCAAGACTTAGCCGGGTTTTGGGATATGGTGACTATCCAAGTAGACCACATCGATTTGCTGTTTGCCGAAATCAAACAATTGAGAGACAACAACTGGGTAGAA GTCATACCAGAGCAGCAAGCGGCCACACCTGCGACTAAACCATTGAAGACCAAGAGCAAAAACAGCAACAATTCATCAACACCCGCTAGGTCTGCCAAGGCTCAAGAAGCTGCCAAAGCCAGGGAAGAGGCGCGAAGAAAGATGATGGAAGAGAGACGAAAGCTTGCCAAAGCTAAAAAGAATGATGACGACTGGG taattgaagaaaaaacggaaacaaTCGACTTGACCTACAGCCAACAAATCAATGAAGAAATGGTAGTGTGA
- the LOC124194291 gene encoding uncharacterized protein LOC124194291 isoform X2 has translation MMNGTMTKENSFVKNRAKLFSCKSEEEPQNEVSINSSNNKKTPSYVSLSCAVSGYSGLNRYDSRIRSRDNSRDGNRLPLCLTKSRDSSPTRTSRHDLKTRKSSGGFLLTDITATAATPIEYQQQQQQNQQWNGRSKSVDRGYLRQNFLNGYLQYKPPTSPSSATTTTATNNEERGRVRIRSSTVPHHGTQQDSKSVIQQRIERLYGPAALAGGFFLVKSPLKTSKEPLKSIPLHNNNNTQETTDGCATPPVFRHLNAEFRQQLKLKDKRSPESTKPTVATAELTIETTAATTITNNCTPITRESVESTNGEAIPVDDGHKFLKILDDEKTRIQIVIAKNELYLLESRVESSEELTGKVRAAVGKAKLLLAQKFEQFAGLCRKNLTQSPDEPFPTTGQDLAGFWDMVTIQVDHIDLLFAEIKQLRDNNWVEVIPEQQAATPATKPLKTKSKNSNNSSTPARSAKAQEAAKAREEARRKMMEERRKLAKAKKNDDDWVIEEKTETIDLTYSQQINEEMVV, from the exons ATGATGAATGGGACAATGACCAAGGAAAACAGCTTTGTCAAAAATAGAGCCAAGCTGTTTTCGTGCAAGAGTGAAGAAGAACCTCAGAATGAAGTGAGCATCAACAgtagcaacaacaagaaaacaccATCGTACGTCAGTCTATCGTGTGCCGTTTCTGGTTACAGCGGTCTGAATCGCTACGATTCGCGAATCCGTTCAAGAGACAACAGTCGGGACGGTAACAGATTGCCATTGTGCTTGACCAAAAGCCGAGATTCTAGCCCCACCCGAACGAGTAGACACGATTTAAAGACCAGAAAATCTTCAGGAGGTTTCCTATTAACAGACATCACGGCCACTGCTGCAACTCCAATCGAgtatcagcagcaacaacagcagaatCAGCAGTGGAATGGCAGGTCCAAAAGTGTTGACCGAGGATACCTACGACAGAATTTCCTCAACGGATACCTCCAATACAAGCCACCGACGAGTCCATCGTCGGCCACCACAACAACCGCAACAAACAACGAGGAAAGAGGACGAGTGCGCATTAGAAGCTCGACGGTGCCTCATCATGGAACACAACAAGACTCGAAATCTGTGATACAGCAGAGAATCGAGCGGCTTTACGGACCAGCTGCTCTGGCCGGTGGCTTCTTTCTTGTCAAGTCGCCTCTGAAAACGTCAAAGGAACCATTAAAAAG TATTCCACTtcataacaataacaacactCAGGAGACTACCGATGGCTGTGCAACGCCACCCGTTTTTCGTCACCTCAACGCCGAATTCCGCCAACAGCTCAAGCTCAAGGACAAACGGTCGCCTGAATCGACGAAACCTACGGTCGCAACAGCCGAGTTGACGATtgaaacaacagcagcaactaCAATAACTAATAACTGCACGCCGATTACTCGGGAATCGGTAGAATCGACGAACGGAGAAGCCATTCCGGTTGATGATGGACACAAGTTTCTCAAG aTTCTAGATGACGAAAAAACTCGCATTCAAATTGTGATAGCCAAAAACGAATTGTATCTTCTTGAATCACGTGTCGAATCTTCTGAGGAGTTGACTGGAAAAGTCAGAGCGGCTGTTGGCAAAGCGAAATTGCTTTTGGCTCAGAAATTCGAGCAGTTTGCTGGACTCTGTCGCAAAAATTTG aCTCAAAGTCCAGACGAGCCATTCCCGACGACAGGCCAAGACTTAGCCGGGTTTTGGGATATGGTGACTATCCAAGTAGACCACATCGATTTGCTGTTTGCCGAAATCAAACAATTGAGAGACAACAACTGGGTAGAA GTCATACCAGAGCAGCAAGCGGCCACACCTGCGACTAAACCATTGAAGACCAAGAGCAAAAACAGCAACAATTCATCAACACCCGCTAGGTCTGCCAAGGCTCAAGAAGCTGCCAAAGCCAGGGAAGAGGCGCGAAGAAAGATGATGGAAGAGAGACGAAAGCTTGCCAAAGCTAAAAAGAATGATGACGACTGGG taattgaagaaaaaacggaaacaaTCGACTTGACCTACAGCCAACAAATCAATGAAGAAATGGTAGTGTGA
- the LOC124194284 gene encoding uncharacterized protein LOC124194284, whose product MVSVIGKEMVPYNGNLHNDNSSSQSSTSSIVIESSSPTVEDSNAVARLSDFNNSSDSELSFAHEMLVNKPKKLALLPSSEGLLSSLEDIEVGSGTLDSASIKEILTDHKCYPPQHAHGDPEHIPATREKLNYFLKALQLKIDKYNKLSNCIVPDSLSDIPLACSYEAFIQSYWPGAMSCCKKQFSTPQKYSDHYYKCHLPKFKIPSPPLNLSCVSAMAPEVGMNEVEILSKTPSASSSSTAQLVVGDQSDSSSDIASLSGETSYKSCVTSQSATNFQQTIASQKPSSNDNQNLVERKRKTLSPTSRPGPLSHKQVKLNQTIANIESSLDSGDEKTTNRPKRARKRFNSQNALDNQSEEQMEELERDQMKYEPQHLPGAPENFVANVERLKYFSEVLALKLSKYGHMNMPRQTPSSSHIPLALSLAGFMQYYWPGKVICCGLMRENCQLLEKHITRSHRPPKPVPNMSVVMSQVDKNAFDDETTDMDVHQTKITNFLQTKVAKNETSDKPSLKSPPGFQADQHKYPPQHKPGEPEDFCANQESIDYFIEILTIKREKYAQMAPIKEKPLSSNWKDFVLHYWPGMMDCCDHVFASCKDYQSHFSSSHLPPKKMPRLKVIDASDIPAKVPAPQNETVTATFTNTAALGVSSVSPRTSRSSPRNQRVTDRLSLEPTPSRNETYSQSLSLLSTPSHLLMINSIFDEARQLKSRTGQVMSMSALLPLLERLLELVASIANRIRGTMEVEAISQATECLDYVWTASKMAILRWEDLKGRSNCDTFLNAVQFAYGTLPVFTSWEQRKHLEMLENVVLLSLNTVKNWQPPPSSPEAKLTSRQQSSVRRRSSKPPRMADLTLLTNGDPSEDKVEVPARNSAAAAAPSTSDAPVDTGKDGKKKISNAVLDFCRLVNISTWQNTKARSLTGYKDDNGEYNAVYRYGIGKAINLYCPPDVTHLKCCGKVFKLSDLKTHVSQKHEAYGQSNRTEPSISPA is encoded by the exons ATGGTGAGCGTTATCGGGAAAGAAATGGTTCCATACAATGGTAATCTTCACAATGACAATTCGTCATCACAAAGCAGCACTTCGTCCATTGTCATCGAATCGAGCAGTCCAACTGTAGAAGATTCAAATGCTGTTGCCAGGTTGAGTGACTTCAACAATTCCAGCGATTCAGAACTTTCCTTTGCACATGAAATGCTTGTGAATAAACCCAAAAAACTGGCTTTGCTTCCATCATCTGAAGGTTTACTGTCTTCGCTAGAAG ACATTGAAGTTGGTTCTGGGACCCTTGATTCTGCAAGcatcaaagaaattttgacagaCCACAAGTGCTACCCACCCCAACATGCACATGGAGATCCTGAAC ATATCCCAGCAACACGggaaaaactaaattatttccTCAAGGCCCTTCAACTCAAAATTGACAAGTACAACAAACTGAGCAACTGCATAGTCCCGGATTCTCTTAGTGACATTCCACTAGCCTGTAGCTATGAAGCATTCATCCAATCTTATTGGCCTGGCGCCATGAGTTGTTGCAAGAAACAATTCAGTACCCCACAAAAGTACAGTGATCACTATTACAAGTGTCATTtgccaaaatttaaaattccatCGCCACCTCTCAATCTGAGTTGTGTCTCAGCTATGGCACCTGAAGTAGGAATGAATGAAGTTGAAATATTGAGCAAAACCCCATCTGCCTCCTCATCTTCAACTGCTCAGTTGGTGGTTGGTGATCAATCAGACAGCAGCAGTGATATTGCTTCCCTTTCAGGTGAAACAAGCTATAAAAGTTGCGTCACCTCTCAATCCGCCACAAACTTTCAACAAACGATCGCTTCACAAAAACCTTCCTCAAACGACAATCAAAATCTAGTTGAGCGGAAACGAAAGACATTAA GTCCAACATCTCGACCTGGTCCTTTGAGTCACAAACAAGTCAAACTTAATCAGACTATAGCTAATATTGAATCATCATTAG ATTCAGGAGATGAGAAAACCACTAATCGACCGAAACGCGCTCGTAAGAGATTCAATAGTCAGAATGCTCTTGATAACCAAAGTGAAGAACAGATGGAAGAACTCGAACGTGATCAGATGAAATATGAGCCCCAACATTTACCGGGTGCGCCAGAAAACTTTGTAGCTAACGTTGAACgcctgaaatattttagcGAAGTACTGGCTCTCAAGTTGAGCAAGTATGGGCATATGAACATGCCGCGGCAAACCCCGTCGTCCTCTCACATTCCACTGGCCCTCAGTTTGGCCGGTTTCATGCAGTACTACTGGCCGGGAAAAGTCATTTGTTGTGGACTGATGCGAGAAAATTGTCAGTTGTTGGAGAAGCACATAACCCGATCTCATCGGCCGCCCAAACCTGTCCCCAATATGTCTGTTGTCATGTCTCAAGTGGACAAGAATGCCTTCGACGATGAAACAACAGATATGGACGTACACCAAACTAAAATAA CAAACTTTCTACAAACCAAAGTAGCTAAAAATGAGACATCGGATAAACCTAGTTTGAAAAGTCCCCCTGGTTTTCAAGCGGATCAGCACAAATATCCTCCACAGCACAAGCCAGGAGAACCGGAAG ATTTCTGTGCCAACCAAGAAAGTATCGactatttcattgaaattttgactatcaaaagagaaaagtacGCTCAAATGGCACCTATTAAAGAGAAACCTTTGAGCAGCAACTGGAAGGATTTCGTTTTGCATTATTGGCCGGGAATGATGGATTGCTGTGACCATGTCTTTGCTTCATGCAAAGACTATCAATCACACTTTTCGAGCTCTCATTTACCCCCGAAGAAGATGCCACGTTTGAAAGTAATCGATGCGTCTGACATTCCCGCTAAAGTTCCTGCACCACAAAACGAAACTGTCACTGCAACTTTTACGAATACTGCTGCACTTGGCGTTTCTTCTGTTTCACCTCGTACTAGTCGATCTTCTCCTCGTAATCAGCGAGTAACTGACCGACTCTCCCTTGAACCAACTCCTTCTCGCAACg AAACGTACAGTCAGTCACTGTCTCTTTTATCGACCCCATCTCATTTGCTTATGATCAACTCGATCTTTGATGAAGCCCGTCAATTGAAGTCGCGGACTGGGCAAGTAATGAGCATGTCGGCTTTGCTACCCCTGCTTGAACGCTTACTGGAACTGGTGGCTTCTATCGCGAATCGAATCCGTGGAACGATGGAAGTGGAAGCCATTTCTCAAGCCACGGAGTGCTTGGATTATGTGTGGACCGCTTCCAAGATGGCGATCCTCCGTTGGGAAGATTTGAAAGGTCGATCGAATTGCGATACTTTTCTCAACGCTGTTCAGTTTGCCTACGGAACCCTTCCGGTGTTTACCAGCTGGGAGCAGAGAAAACATTTGGAGATGCTAGAGAATGTCGTTTTACTGAGTCTTAACACGGTCAAGAATTGGCAGCCTCCACCATCCAGCC CCGAAGCTAAATTGACCTCTCGTCAACAGTCCAGCGTTCGCCGCCGTTCGTCCAAGCCGCCCAGGATGGCAGATTTAACATTATTGACGAATGGAGATCCATCTGAGGACAAAGTGGAGGTGCCAGCGAGGaattcagcagcagccgcagcacCATCGACCTCCGACGCGCCTGTCGATACCGGCAaagatgggaagaagaagatttcaaATGCGGTCTTGGACTTTTGCCGTCTGGTCAACATCTCGACGTGGCAAAACACGAAAGCTCGGAGCTTGACCGGCTACAAGGACGACAATGGAGAATATAACGCAGTGTATCGTTATGGAATTGG AAAAGCCATCAATCTTTATTGCCCGCCCGATGTGACACATCTCAAATGCTGCGGAAAAGTGTTCAAACTCTCTGATCTTAAAACGCACGTGTCTCAAAAACACGAGGCTTATGGACAATCGAATCGAACGGAGCCATCAATTTCGCCCGCGTGA